The region TTATCTCATTTGATCTCTCGTTTCAAGGTGTTTGACTGAGATTCCGAAGGATATCAGGAGCAGGAAGAGTCTGAGTCATTATTCTGATACGCTGGAAATGTATATCAGCATCTGCACAGTTTTAACAAATTGCATCACGCATAGCAACGAGTACGCAGCCGTCGTACTCTTTTCCCCGGACTCgctttatattctattttgcttcttaaatatcgatttataCCGTACGTATTTGAACATTTATTCGTCACAAATGTATAATTGGATTTTTAAACAACGTtccatatattaatttcctcAGAGTCTGCCGAACTGCACCTGATATATCTGCGTAACAGACTTTGGACGGAAATCTACAACTTCGTGGCTGTGCTTTCGTTAACGGAGGATCAACATTTTGAAGCCATTCAAAGCGCGTTAGAATTGTGCGAGCCTGAAACGGTCTTGGCTTCCATTTGTCTTGCGATAAAGGACTCTACGACAGATCTGAGAATGAGCGCCATTAGTGCTTTAGCTTTTCTACTGTCCCACGAGATTCAAAAAGATTCCTTAGGAAGAAGCGGCACCTCTCTATTACTAATGTGGCGCATGTCTCGATTGAAAGCAAAGATAGTGGTTTGCGAGATATCATATCGAACGTCAACAAATTATCTATAAGAGACGCGAATGTGcgagtttcaagaaaatcaaacgagagcgagaaagatTTGCGTACGAAAGACGATCAGCTACCAGATCAAGGACAAACTACCATAGGAGGCGAATTATGTGGACTGTTCTTTTCATCGCTCACAGTTACACGAAATCCAAAAAAAGCAGCAAACAATCGGAGGATAAAGATCTTATTGTAGGTGCCCTTACTAATCTACTGTGCGTGTCGAAAAAGGCAAAGCGAGCGGCGCTACGGGGTAATCTTCCCGAGACCGCGTTGATTATCCTAAAAGAATTGTATGTCAAACTGAATCTTCAACCGTTTGAGCTTTACAAGAAGCAAGCGGAGAAAAAGGCAGGGAAAGACTTTAATACATGGAATTTCGATCATAATTTCCTGTATGAATTTGTAAGAACTTGTCTTTTTTTGTTGCACAGACTCATCCTTTGTTGCACGATGTGAATTGTACCTTCATACTTCTGATGAACTTCATGTGCGGAGATGTACGTGTTAAAGAAACCCTGACGAAAGAGGGCTTAGCGGACGTGGTGCACAAGTTATGGGCCTGGATAGCGTTAAATAAAACAGTGTCAACGTCTGCTTTAAAATTGCTGGCGACATTCACAACGAAATGTAACGTTGGTAAGATTACGTTTAAAAACCTacgctttatttaataattattaacaacttTGAGAAAGATATACGATTTctctgttaaaaataatatgcaatctttttaaattacgttttaattttttagccGCACAGTCTTTAACATTAACGACGATATTACCGGGAAGTGGATTAAGGAAAACGCCGAATACGCTCGCGCTGATACATGTCGTCATACAAGTAACGTGCAAAGAAATTGAAAGGGCCGGTCAAATTTTCGATAATCACAAGATGCACTTCGCCTTCCACATTCTGCGAAATGCGGTGCACGTTCACGAGTGTAGAGTCTGCATTTCGAAGGTAATTAAATcatctcattattattattattattacagaatAGTCTCAAAGTAATGAGACTGCTGTTTCCAaactgattaattaattatgaagtAATGGTTCATTTTACAGAGTAATCTTCTCCAGCTTTTTACGAAGATACATCCCACCATCACCAAACGGGTGAAACCGTGGCCATTAGTGGAAATATATTGTctagaatttttaatagattttacTTATTACGAGGAGGGACAGTTATGCGTACCAAAggtaaaatatagaaacatgTATATTAGTTGCTTGTGACAACTGTATGGTAACATTTTCAGGCCACCGATGCTCTGGACGTTTTAATGCACTTAGCAAAATTTTCCTCGTCATCGAGCAAAGTTCTCGCAATATCGATATTACGCAATTTAGCGTTCAACATAGCAAACAGACCTCGGCTTCTTAGTTCAGGTAAATAAACGAGTGTAAACCTAAGAAAGGtgcaataatttgtatttacattACAAATCGTACTAAATGTCTGCTATTTTTCAGTGGATTTCATCAATTTGCTGCACGACGTCTTCAAGAATGGATCACCATGCGAGATCAATCTAGCTGGATCCATGCTGTGGTCTCTGATCAGCAACAACCAAAAAGGAAAGCTTATCGCGCGAAGCGCCGGGTTCTCGCAGAGCATTCGGGAAGCCCTCGGCAGATTTACGTTGTCGAGTATCGACGCCAGTAAACAGGAGCAGGAACTGGTCAAGGTTCTGCAATACGTGCTCACCATTCTCAGTCCAGTCGAAATGAAGAATGTTGACGCGCAACCTAGTTGATATTTTGACGAATGACCAAATGTTGTACATACTAATTTCTGACCAACGTTagcttgtaaaataattaaatcatgtaatatttttttatatacgaaatATTGTATAGTTATATTGGAGTATGCATTTTGAAGTGCTGCTGTTAATACAAACTGTCAGTGTAGATATACACACTTTTTGAACAAGTGTTTAAGTgccattatatatatatataatggtttatattttattttttaacaatccTTTACAACAAATCCATATTCCACAAATTCAGATTCTAAATGATAAAGTTTATCTACTGACCTGATTTAGtcattattcaaataaattttgtataaataatgtataacaagaaaaggtatttatttagaatacggGCCTGAACgcaaatatagataaaattatgttcaatcgacgcgtttttgcacgaaatgAAAGAATCTGACAGATAAACGCGGCGGTCTGCctcgcgaagcgagatattaatcgttaaagttgacgactattCGGGTTAGAAAATCTGACATACCGACGAAATGCAGCGATACGAGCATGCTCTTTGGCCACTTGCGCATGCGCTGGGGCCACAATCacgtaattttaaagaaatgaagCGCGCCAATGTATCTTATTACGTACTCGTAGCTGTCAGATttgacaataattatttaatatgttgttgTTTGATTTTATCCAACTAATGGctaaaaaagaagatttaGTGGATTACCTGATCCAACACGATGTGTTGCCAtcggaaattaattgtgaGAAGTGTGGTGAAAAATTAATCATCAACAAAGAGACATTGCTGTTTCGAAGAGAGCAAAAGTTTCCAAAGAGAAGTAGAAGAACACGAGAACCTATTGCAATCATTTAGACATTTTTGTAACTATATGCAATAATACGCTAATGTATATGTGTGCTAGCGATGCTTCTTGATCATTTCAGAAAGCCAAAGCGATAAGATTACTTTATACGAATTAACGTGTAATGAACTTTATATTAACAGCACCTTCATTGTTTGTACAAAGTAAAGTAATATTATGTTGATAATACATTCCATCGTTATGATTTGttgatattgatttaaaaattgtacaaaatatactgATTTATTGTAATGCGTAACACTATTCCTTTTACACCTTTTTGGGCAAAAATCGGCCAATAGTTTTTTATAACATCCTCCTTTCTaactacattatttattatttctggtttattatctatatattaaacaacAGAAAGTTAATAATTCTACGTTAATAAACATGatttacttgtttttttttcgctcgTCGATGTTCGCGGCCCCGTGGCACCTCAGATCCGTCGATTAAGATAAGGGCTTGGATTGGGCCAAAAATTCTAAAAGCGAGATGCTCCGCAAAGGCTGGACCCTTGCCTCGAATCCATGGAGGTTGCCCGAGGTGAGCAACCTTATTTGGTACGACGACCTGCTGGCTTCCTGGCGAGCGCGAACAATGAATTCGAGCCGTTGCACAATAGATGCTCAATAAGATAATAGAtgcacaaattattaataacttttttgttcgTGCCagtatattgtttatacagaTGGCattattttcgagaaatagTGCCGAATCGAATACATTAATGCAGAATTCTGATGTCGAAGATTTTGCTTGTAAATTGCTATATGGAAAcaataaagatacataataatgagagaaataaagatatacatttcttttacttaatataattgctctttattattatctctctTATCTATATACCATTACATTATGTTCATGcattaatcataatttttatcaaagtaaaaaaaatatatttagcgactttttatattatagcaaATTCAGTCATTCGCGCTACTCTATACCGTTGCACACGTAAagctaatatacatatatgaaattatacaaagtgatataaataaaaatatattttaatggataaaacattataggttttaatattattacatctttGACAGATAAAAAGCtgaatattaatgtaaacttGTGTCTCCTCAATATGCTCGTCAAAaagatttcttctttttgtataaaaaatgttaaaatatgcaaCGGTTGCgtttagtttatattaatgCGACAAAAAACACATGTCTTTcacatttcttatattaaaaaacgccTACACAACTTGATCATCTCATCCCTTTACACATAGTATATAATTCcgctttcttaattaaaaagcaaatttttgtaattaacgttaatgttaattgttattataatatttgactTTGTTAcatcgaatttaattttatattattatcatttaatattttttatatgcatagtataaataaacactgaataaatttaaataatgaaagagattcattaacatttaaatttatatctatagtTTAGTTATGCTtggtacatataaatatataataatgatctattcaattatatattatattataaattaaatgataatttttgaaagattAATTGTCCTAATGTGTAAGATATGATAATGTTACAAGATAAATACATATagtaatcattattatttctttgtcGATACTTGTGTCTCCTCAATGTGTTCGTCAAAAAGATCTCttctttttgtacaaaatatgtTAACATATGCAACGGTTGCgtttagtttatattaatgCGATAAAAAACGCATGTCTTTcacatttcttatattaaaaaacgccTACACAACTCGATCACCTCATCCCTTTACACATAGTATAATTCGATCcgctttcttaattaaaaagcaaatttttataattaacgttaatgttaattgttattataatatttgaatttgttacattgaatttaattttatattattattatttaatattttttatatgcaaagtataaataaacactgaataaatttaaataatgaaagagaTTCATTAACACTTAAATTtatcccttatagaaatttaatactgtaagtgattttttggctagtgattaatcatttaaaagcactattaacagtgcttttaatagtgtttttaagtgattagttactagccaaaaaatcacttacagtattaaatttctataagggataTCTATAGTTTAGTTATGCTTGgtacctatataaatatatatataataatgaactattcaattatatattatattataaattaaatgataatttttgagAGAAAGATTAATTGTCCTAATGTGTAAGATATGATAATGTTACAAGATAAATACATATagtaatcattattatttctttgccGATacataagattataaaaatttgcttaataaatttttaaaatgtgaaaagaaaaagcggaaagtatatactttttactaaaacaatttataatataaactaacgttatataaattttacacaaaataaacgGGAAATTTTGCGTAAAAAGTCAATACATattgaatttgtaatatactttttcttcTGTTTTGTGTTACATATGCAAGGTGAATAATTACTCGTCATCGTCTGCTCCGCCACTCCTTCGTTTACGTGTGTCATCAATGTCTACTTCGGTACTCTTTCGTTTACGTGTGCCATCAGTGTCTGGTTCGCCACTCTTTTGTTCATGTGTGTCATCAGTGTCTGCTTCCGAGGGATCCGTAACACAGCTTGTTGGAGTTGAAATGCTCAGTCTGCATTAAAATGtggtgtaattaaaaattgaattatataaaatattgtagcaATGTGccgaaaaatcaatatttaaatggtaagatgttattatattttatgacataAGTCATTACAGGTAAAAAACAAGTATGTAGAAACGGaaaggtaattttttaaaataatttagttgtaaatttttctagtTAAATGCTATTACATTGAATGATATAAGCAAAACGAGTAATTACTTATCAAAATCTTCTTTTACTCCTTCGAATTGTTCTCCCAGTTCTTCGAATTGTTCTTCAAAATTCGGCTGCTTTACAGCCGCTTCAGGATAGGCTTTCATACTAACGCTTGTCTTGTCGCCAAATTCTTGTCCAGGTGATGGAACGGACGCAACGGATAAAGGTTCCTTTTCATATCTGCATTAAAATGTAGCATTGAAATGTGATGTcattaaaaatggaattatttaaaatattaacattgtaaatttattcttgTGCAGAAAAGtgttaacatatttaaatagcaagatgttattatattttgcaaaaaatttcgTCTACAAGTCtgcattaaaatgtaatatgattaaatgtaaaaacggaaaggcaattttttaaaataatttagctgTAAATTTTTCTAGTTAAATACTACATTGTCTGATATATTGTTTGATATAAGCAAAATGAATTGGATGTTTTGCAGAGGAACCCATATCATCTTCCGAAGTTGAAGTACTTGGTCTGCATTGAAATGTGATGTCATTAAAGatggaattatttaagatattaacattgtaaattattcttatgcagaaaagtcaaaatatttaaatagtaagatgttataatattttacgttataagTCATTATAAGTAGAAAACAAGTAATTACTTATCAACTGCGCCTGGGTCTTTTGTCGTTTGTTCAGGTAATGGAACGGGCAGCCTTTGTTCTTTGAAAACGTCTAAATTGATGCCTTTTAGAAATCtgcattaaaatgtaatatgattatatttagaaacggaaaggcaattttttaaaataatttagctgTAAATTTTTCTAGTTAAATACTACATTGTCTGATATATTGTCTGATATAagcaaaacgaataattactcTGTCCACTTTTCCTCCATGATTTGTTTAGGTGAAATGGGCAGCCCTTGAATTGTCTGTTCTACAAAGGGACCCATATTAGAAACCGGTAAAGCTGAAGTGCTAGGTCTGCAATGAAATGTGATGTCATTagaaatggaattatttaagatattaaatattaacattgtaaaatattcttgtgcagaaaagttaaaatatttaaatagtaggatgttattatattttacgttataagtcattataagtaaaaaacaaGTAATTACGTATCAACTGCGCCTGGGCTTTTTGTCGTTGGTTCAGGTGATAGAACGGGCCAACTAGGTTCTTCGGATAAAGGTTCCTTTCCATATCTGCATTAAAATGTAGCATTGAAATGTGATGTcattaaaaatggaattatttaaaatattaacattgtaaatttattcttgTGCAGAAaagtgttaaaatatttaaatagtaagatattattatattttgcaaaaaatttcgTCTTCAAGTCtgcattaaaatgtaatatgattaaatgtaaaaacgaaaaagcaattttttaaaataatttagctgTAAATTTTTCTACTTAAATACTACATTGTCTGATATATTGTCTGATATAagcaaaatgaataattactCTTTCCATATTTCATATACGTCCTTTATGCCTTGTCTATTAGGTGAAACGGACCGATCTCGTATTTCCTGTTCTGCACAGGAACCCATATTAAAAACCGTTGAAGCTGAAGTGCTAGGTCTGCAATGAAATGTAATGTcattaaaaatggaattatttaagataaacgttggaaattattattgtgaagaaaaaaagtcaataattaaatagtaagatgttatcatattatatgatataagttaattgttataagtaaaaaacaaataattactcaGCAAATGCGCCTTggttttttatcgtttgttcaGGTAATGAAACGAGCTGCTTATAACCCTCCAAAGCACTTTCTACCTTTTCTACAGTtctgcattaaaatttaatatgattaaacgtagaaatggaaaaacaattttttaaaaatatgactgcggtgttgtaaattatttttatgcaaaaaaatccaaatttttctaataaaatactattgcATTGTCTGATATAAGCAAAACGAATTACTCTTTGTACACTTCAGCTATGAGTATTGATTCTTGTCCAGGTGAAATGGACTGCTCTTGAATTGAATGTTCTGCAGAGGAACTCATATCATCTTCCGAAGTTGAAGTACTTGGTCTGCATTGAAATGTGATGTCATTAAAGatggaattatttaagatattaacattgtaaattattcttgtgcagaaaagttaaaatatttaaatagtaagatgttattatattttacgttataaatcattataaGTAGAAAACAAGTAATTACTTATCAACTGCGTCTGAGTCTTTTGTCATTTGTTTAAGTGTTGGAACGGGCGGGCTATCGTCCTCTAAACTCTTGAAAGCGCTTTTTACAGCTCTgcattaaattgtaatatgattaaatatagaaaaagcaattttttaaaataatacagttgtaaatttttctagtAAAATGCCATtacattgaattatataaGCAAAATGAGTAATTActctttaattgtttttaaagtTGTTAATAGTTGTTCAACAATTTGTGGATTGGGCTGCTTTTGAATTCCATCTGCTGCAGAGGAACCCATATTAGAAATCGTTAAAGCTGAAATGCTAGGTCTGCAATGAAATGTGAtgtcattaaaaattgaattatttaagatattaacattataaattattcttatgcagaaaagtcaaaatatttaaatagtaagatgttataatattttacgttataagTCATTATAAGTAGAAAACAAGTAATTACTTATCAACTGCGCCTGGGTCTTCTGTCGTTTGTTCAGGTAATGGAATGGACCGGCTATATTGCTCTAAAGTCTTGAAAGCGCTTTCTACAGCTCtgcattaaaatgtaatatgattaaatgtagaaaaaacaattttttaaaataatacagttgtaaatttttttagtaaaatgccATTACATTGAATGATATAAGCAAAACGAGTAATTACTTATCAATTCCGATAAAGTTTGTTTTTAGTTGTTCACGTGCAACAGGCCACTTTTGAATTATCTGTTCTGCAGAGGCATCCATATTAGAAACCGGTAAAGCTGTGCTAGATCTGCAATGAAATGTGTGattaagaaaagaagaaaaaatgattatttaaaacattctaGCTTTATGCATTACTGTATGCTATTATGTACCTATAGACGGTGATCCGCAATGATGTAAAGATTTGTGTGAGTGGgaggaaggaaagagagaggaaaagcgAGATAGGaagataatttcttatatctcgaatttttctgtaatactAACatctaacaaataaatatcaaaactaCAGTGGTgatttcttatacatatacgcacacacatatatatatatatatatatatatatatatatatatatagactgtagaggaaaaattggaaaaatttcggataccggttcccaaaaagatcggtaacgaaaaactatgcactctataacactccccggaaaattctacccctattttatatacttttggtaaaaattcggtcgaatagtttgagagtgtataaagaacatacatgcatacatacatgcatacatacatacagacattctattttatatatatatatatatatatatatatatgtaggtccagaagtatgttccgggactttattttttacatcagtatattccaggacattttggcagtttccaggactgtcctggaaaaaattcatgtcctacggcacgtttcgggacaattttttgaatctgattacatatatatgcgttatattccaggactgtacatttcaaaaaacgtaaacagtcccggaacatacctct is a window of Temnothorax longispinosus isolate EJ_2023e chromosome 1, Tlon_JGU_v1, whole genome shotgun sequence DNA encoding:
- the LOC139816380 gene encoding uncharacterized protein, translating into MAELWDKFQDIEDECAQCKICKKKYEATKTQMIKALQRHLLEIHNIISKPAVPYHLRDYYTSSNGSAKCRAAECKYTTKINTKDLVDHKKTDHPDWTINPRPNREKPPLRPCKTINRFFKIQKKNPSFAKCNVNKCGRYIWLNKNETNQVSYRRHMIFVHNVQDQTHTLSDEYLKDFDNLPEFKAKCRTCGSVISYLRDVGHLNEHLNKSVRCRTKDQHKPSTSSSTPYIKDPSTGKYIPAPQSQEQVPSGLHVQSFKETAENTGVLDESSTALPVSNMDASAEQIIQKWPVAREQLKTNFIGIDKAVESAFKTLEQYSRSIPLPEQTTEDPGAVDKPSISALTISNMGSSAADGIQKQPNPQIVEQLLTTLKTIKEAVKSAFKSLEDDSPPVPTLKQMTKDSDAVDKPSTSTSEDDMSSSAEHSIQEQSISPGQESILIAEVYKETVEKVESALEGYKQLVSLPEQTIKNQGAFAEPSTSASTVFNMGSCAEQEIRDRSVSPNRQGIKDVYEIWKEYGKEPLSEEPSWPVLSPEPTTKSPGAVDTPSTSALPVSNMGPFVEQTIQGLPISPKQIMEEKWTEFLKGINLDVFKEQRLPVPLPEQTTKDPGAVDKYEKEPLSVASVPSPGQEFGDKTSVSMKAYPEAAVKQPNFEEQFEELGEQFEGVKEDFDKLSISTPTSCVTDPSEADTDDTHEQKSGEPDTDGTRKRKSTEVDIDDTRKRRSGGADDDE